The proteins below are encoded in one region of Saccopteryx leptura isolate mSacLep1 chromosome 1, mSacLep1_pri_phased_curated, whole genome shotgun sequence:
- the PNOC gene encoding prepronociceptin isoform X3: MKTLLCDLLLLSLFSSAWGSCREDCLTCREKLRPALDSFNLEVCILECEGKVLSSPLWAPCTEVMARGSWQLSPADPEHLAAALHWPRASETHLRRMPRVRSLFPAQKETGPGLDEAGDKEQKQLQKRFGGFTGARKSARKLANQKRFSEFMRQYLVLSMQSSQRRRTLHQNGNV; the protein is encoded by the exons ATGAAAACCCTGCTTTGTGACCTCCTGCTGCTCAGCCTCTTCTCCAGCGCGTGGGGCAGCTGTCGGGAGGACTGTCTGACCTGCAGAGAGAAGCTCCGCCCAGCTCTGGACAGCTTCAACCTTGAG GTGTGCATCCTCGAATGTGAGGGAAAGGTCTTGTCCAGCCCTCTCTGGGCCCCGTGCACCGAGGTCATGGCCAGGGGCTCCTGGCAGCTCAGCCCTGCCGATCCAGAGCACTTGGCGGCTGCTCTCCACTGGCCAAGAGCCTCTGAGACGCACCTGAGGCGGATGCCCCGTGTCAGGAGCCTGTTCCCAGCGCAGAAAGAGACCGGGCCCGGCTTGGATGAGGCTGGAGATAAGGAGCAGAAGCAGCTGCAGAAGAGGTTTGGGGGCTTCACCGGGGCCCGGAAGTCAGCCCGGAAATTGGCCAACCAGAAGCGGTTCAGTGAGTTTATGAGGCAGTACCTGGTCCTGAGCATGCAGTCCAGCCAGCGCCGGCGCACCCTGCACCAGAATGGTAATGTGTAG
- the ZNF395 gene encoding zinc finger protein 395, whose amino-acid sequence MASVLSRRLGKRSLLGARVLGPSGAAPPSEPPAELLERAAPQPFFASKDTSCQRPKEVLKAPGTSGLQQVAFQPGQKVYVWYGGQECTGLVEQHSWAEDKVTVWLLDQKLQICCKAEEVWLAELQGPVPQVPLMEQGTQAQAYRPVSRNIDVPKRKSDAVEMDEMMAAMVLTSLSCSPVVQSPPGAEANFTASRAPCDPWKESGDVSDSGSSTTSGHWSASSGVSTPSPPHPQASPKYLGDAFGSPQTDNGFETDPDAFLLDEPAPRKRKNSVKVMYKCLWPNCGKVLRSIVGIKRHVKALHLGDTVDSDQFKREEDFYYTEVQMKEEAAAAAGTPTADSAPTPSVTSSPLAILPPPPPKAQTSGPEHPGLEPYLPSGALSKSAPGSFWHIQADHAYQALPSFQIPVSPHIYTSISWAAAPSTASSLSPVRSRSLSFSEPQQPPPAMKSHLIVTSPPRAQSSARKARGEAKKCRKVYGIEHRDQWCTACRWKKACQRFLD is encoded by the exons ATGGCCAGTGTGCTGTCCCGGCGCCTTGGTAAACGGTCCCTGCTGGGAGCCCGGGTGTTGGGGCCATCCGGGGCTGCCCCACCGTCAGAGCCTCCGGCAGAGCTGCTGGAAAGGGCAGCTCCCCAGCCCTTCTTCGCCTCCAAGGACACTTCCTGTCAGCGGCCCAAGGAAGTCCTCAAGGCTCCCGGCACTTCAGGCCTCCAGCAGGTGGCCTTTCAGCCTGGGCAGAAG GTTTATGTATGGTACGGAGGTCAAGAGTGCACAGGACTGGTGGAGCAGCATAGTTGGGCTGAGGATAAGGTGACAGTCTGGCTATTGGACCAGAAGTTACAGATCTGCTGCAAAGCGGAGGAGGTGTGGCTGGCTGAGCTGCAGGGCCCCGTTCCCCAGGTGCCACTGATGGAGCAGGGAACCCAGGCACAAGCCTACAGGCCTGTCTCCAGGAACATTGACGTCCCAAAAAG GAAGTCCGATGCAGTGGAAATGGATGAGATGATGGCGGCCATGGTGCTGACATCCCTGTCCTGCAGCCCGGTCGTGCAGAGTCCTCCAGGGGCCGAGGCCAACTTCACTG CTTCCCGCGCGCCCTGTGACCCGTGGAAGGAGAGTGGCGACGTGTCCGACAGTGGCAGCAGCACCACCAGCGGGCACTGGAGCGCGAGCAGTGGTGTTTCCACCCCCTCGCCCCCACACCCCCAGGCCAGCCCCAAGTATCTGGGTGACGCCTTTGGATCTCCCCAAACGGATAATGGATTTGAAACTGATCCCGACGCTTTCCTGTTGGATGAACCAGCGCCACGTAAAAGAAAG AACTCTGTGAAGGTGATGTACAAGTGCCTGTGGCCAAACTGTGGCAAAGTTCTGCGCTCAATTGTGGGCATCAAGCGACACGTGAAAGCCCTCCACCTCGG GGACACTGTGGACTCCGACCAGTTCAAGCGGGAGGAGGATTTCTATTACACGGAGGTGCAGATGAAGGAGGAAGCTGCTGCTGCCGCTGGCACCCCCACTGCCgactcagcccccacccccagtgtgACCAGCTCGCCCCTTGCCAttcttcccccacctcctcccaaaGCCCAGACCTCAGGCCCCGAACACCCTGGCCTGGAACCGTACCTGCCCTCTGGTGCTCTCAGCAAGTCAGCTCCTGGCTCCTTCTGGCACATTCAGGCTGACCATGCGTACCAG GCCCTGCCGTCCTTTCAGATCCCTGTCTCGCCTCACATCTACACCAGTATTAGCTGGGCTGCCGCCCCCTCTAcggcctcctccctctctccg GTCCGGAGCCGGTCGCTAAGCTTCAGTGAGCCCCAGCAGCCACCGCCTGCCATGAAATCTCACCTGATTGTCACTTCTCCACCCCGGGCCCAGAGCAGCGCCAG GAAGGCCCGCGGGGAGGCCAAGAAGTGCCGCAAGGTGTACGGCATCGAGCACCGGGACCAGTGGTGCACAGCCTGCCGCTGGAAGAAGGCCTGCCAACGCTTCCTGGACTGA
- the PNOC gene encoding prepronociceptin isoform X1, with amino-acid sequence MKTLLCDLLLLSLFSSAWGSCREDCLTCREKLRPALDSFNLEVCILECEGKVLSSPLWAPCTEVMARGSWQLSPADPEHLAAALHWPRASETHLRRMPRVRSLFPAQKETGPGLDEAGDKEQKQLQKRFGGFTGARKSARKLANQKRFSEFMRQYLVLSMQSSQRRRTLHQNGVRVIPKTACVQPQTCRLGIRIPSFPRH; translated from the exons ATGAAAACCCTGCTTTGTGACCTCCTGCTGCTCAGCCTCTTCTCCAGCGCGTGGGGCAGCTGTCGGGAGGACTGTCTGACCTGCAGAGAGAAGCTCCGCCCAGCTCTGGACAGCTTCAACCTTGAG GTGTGCATCCTCGAATGTGAGGGAAAGGTCTTGTCCAGCCCTCTCTGGGCCCCGTGCACCGAGGTCATGGCCAGGGGCTCCTGGCAGCTCAGCCCTGCCGATCCAGAGCACTTGGCGGCTGCTCTCCACTGGCCAAGAGCCTCTGAGACGCACCTGAGGCGGATGCCCCGTGTCAGGAGCCTGTTCCCAGCGCAGAAAGAGACCGGGCCCGGCTTGGATGAGGCTGGAGATAAGGAGCAGAAGCAGCTGCAGAAGAGGTTTGGGGGCTTCACCGGGGCCCGGAAGTCAGCCCGGAAATTGGCCAACCAGAAGCGGTTCAGTGAGTTTATGAGGCAGTACCTGGTCCTGAGCATGCAGTCCAGCCAGCGCCGGCGCACCCTGCACCAGAATG GTGTCCGGGTGATCCCCAAAACAGCATGTGTCCAGCCCCAGACCTGCCGCCTGGGCATCCGGATTCCTTCCTTCCCACGGCACTGA
- the PNOC gene encoding prepronociceptin isoform X2 produces MKTLLCDLLLLSLFSSAWGSCREDCLTCREKLRPALDSFNLEVCILECEGKVLSSPLWAPCTEVMARGSWQLSPADPEHLAAALHWPRASETHLRRMPRVRSLFPAQKETGPGLDEAGDKEQKQLQKRFGGFTGARKSARKLANQKRFSVRVIPKTACVQPQTCRLGIRIPSFPRH; encoded by the exons ATGAAAACCCTGCTTTGTGACCTCCTGCTGCTCAGCCTCTTCTCCAGCGCGTGGGGCAGCTGTCGGGAGGACTGTCTGACCTGCAGAGAGAAGCTCCGCCCAGCTCTGGACAGCTTCAACCTTGAG GTGTGCATCCTCGAATGTGAGGGAAAGGTCTTGTCCAGCCCTCTCTGGGCCCCGTGCACCGAGGTCATGGCCAGGGGCTCCTGGCAGCTCAGCCCTGCCGATCCAGAGCACTTGGCGGCTGCTCTCCACTGGCCAAGAGCCTCTGAGACGCACCTGAGGCGGATGCCCCGTGTCAGGAGCCTGTTCCCAGCGCAGAAAGAGACCGGGCCCGGCTTGGATGAGGCTGGAGATAAGGAGCAGAAGCAGCTGCAGAAGAGGTTTGGGGGCTTCACCGGGGCCCGGAAGTCAGCCCGGAAATTGGCCAACCAGAAGCGGTTCA GTGTCCGGGTGATCCCCAAAACAGCATGTGTCCAGCCCCAGACCTGCCGCCTGGGCATCCGGATTCCTTCCTTCCCACGGCACTGA